TGATGGCATCAGGCACCCCAGAGACGGTGACAGCACGCTCTGTGGAGTTGGGGAGCAGGTCCCCTGCCACCTGCACCTGGGCACCTGTAGTCTGCAAGCAGAGAACGGGGGCCACTTCCAGCTACTCCCATAACCCAGAGCATGCCCAGGCTCGGAGCTCCCCACAGGACAGGAGGCTGTAAGCCCAGGTCTCCCCTCGAAACTGAAGGGTAAGACTCTCTTGGGGTGGTATCCCCTTCCCCTCACCTCTCGGATCTCCTTGATCTTGGTGCCAGCCTTCCCAATCAGCGAGCCACACTGGCTTGCAGGGATGACAAGGCGCAGGGTCACTGGAGGTCTGGAGACATTCCCTCCATTTGCAGGAGCAGCGCAGAGGTCCTGGGCAGGAAGACTGGGTTGGCCGTGCATGCCCCTGCTGCTCCCCCTCCCCTGGAGCACCTTCCTGCTGGGGGATGAAGGAGGGAAGCCTGCCCGCGTCCCACTCCAATGAGAGAACCCTGCTCTCAGCTTGGCCTTCCATCCCACCCGTAGCCACTCTGTGGAGTCAGAGTCCTGTTCCTCCCGGGGAACCACCCgtggcccccagcccctcagaCAGCCACAGACCTCGTCCAGCTTGAAGGCAATCATGGAGACTGCATGGAAGACGGCTGCTGTAGATccggtgatggtggtgatgcgCTCAGGGCAGGAGCCCTCAGAGATGGTGATCCGGGCGCTGCTCTGTGGGTGCAGGACAAGCACCAGGCAACGGGGCTCCTTCTCTGCTTCCTGGCCAAGAACTTGCCTGCCCCTCCACTCACCAGGCCCCAGCCAAGGCTGGAAACGGCCACCTTCTAGGGGCACTCACTGGTCATCCCAGATGGTGGATTGAGGGACAAGGTGAGGCAggcatctcccctcccctccaaacCAGGTGCCCTGGGCTCCTCTCCCAAACTCCGTCCTCACCTGTTCCCGGATTCGCTTTACAGTCTCTCCTTTCTGCAGGAGACAAAATGGAGGCAAAATAGAGAATGGCTCTTAGGCCAAGCAGCCGTTGCTTCCTTTCCTGGACTGAGGTCTCAGGTTGAAGGGGACATACAGAACAGAACGAGGTACCTACCTTCCCAATTATGCTGCCCACTTCCTGCAAACAAGACAAGAGTGGAGTCAGCAGGGTATCAATACCCCAGGCCCAGCGCTTTCCCCTACTTGGGGTAGGGGCTCTGCAGGAGACAGGATACCCAAGATCAAACTCCCTCCCAGAGGACCAGGTCTTGCCTCGTCTTGCACTTTGCCCCCTCCTGAGCCACAGCGAAGCACTCCCCCACACGCACTTACTTTCCCATGCATCAGCATCCGCAGCGTGAGGGTGATGCTGAGCTCtggctcctcctccagccccgcaTCTGAGCCGCTCATCCTGTCAGGCGGGGCTGGGGCCGAGGCTGCCTGGGAGTGCGTCCACGCTGTGGCCTGGCCGGCTCTGCGGGGGCAGTGGGAGATGGGTTAGAGAAGAGCTCAGCTTTCTTTCAGGTCCCTTGCCCTTACATGGGAACCCCAGAGCCAAGCTAGACAAACTTCCAGAGCAGAGAGACAGCGTGGACCACAAGTTTCAAGTGTCACATTGACCAGTTTGCTGTGTGCAGCTCACTAGCTGTGTAAGCCTGGCTGACATATTTAacccttctgagcctcagcttccccatctgtaagaaGGGGATACCCAGTCCAGTCCCCAgagttatgagaattaaaatgaGATAGGTGCATATGTGATAGGCACCCAGTTTCCACAAgtatccttcccttcccctcgtACGTCAGAAGAATTAACTATGGGAGTCCAGAGAGGGAGCCTCCTACCTGACCTCTTGGAAGAGGGGACCCTTGTGGATTGGCCCTTGAAGGTTGGGTTAAAATCGAAACGTTACTTCAGACAAGAGGCATTTGCGTCCAGGGACCAGAGCCCCTGCTGGCTAGAGCCTGGAGGAGCAGCTGGAGAGGGAGCTGGAGCAGCCACGGGGGCCATGGGAGGTCTTGAAAGGTGGGCAGAAGTTAAGGTAGTGAGGCTCCAGGAGGGTGGGCTGCACCTGTCCACTAGAGGTCACTAAAGCAGAGGCTCCTGCGGACAGCTGTGAGCGAGGTTCATTcagcactgggggtgggggtaggggtggtgtCTGGGGACCAGCCGTGTGCACGGTGGTTTTCTGAGCCCTCTCCTATGTGCTGAGGAGGTTACAAGTGTCCGGGCTGGCCGTGTTCCCAGCCTGGAGCACTTTCTACTGTACCAGAAACAAATCACTTGGACTATTGAGTCTCAGTGTTCTTACCCGTAAAATGGAGGGACTGCTTCCCCCTTGGAACTGGGTGATGGGTAAGAAAGGGATTGGGGGGCTGGGGAATGTCAAGGCCGTTAACTGATGGAAGAAGGAGGAGCTGGAGATTAGCTGCTGGGATTAGCCCAGCCACCAGCCCTCCCCACCCGACCCCTTTTCATGCCCCAACTTAATCCTGAACCTTAATCCTGCTTGGAAATCCCTCTCCTCCAGCGGCTGTCTCCCACCCGCCAAGGCTCAGCTTTGATGGGGAGCTCACTGGGGAACCAGAACCCGAGCAGGAAAACAGGGAGGGGACCAACTGGTGCCAAGTCTGAGCCAAGAGCAAGCCCTAACCCTATGAATTCCTACtgcctgggaggggtgggggggatgagTGTGCTGGGCTCGAGCACCCCAGAGACCCCTGGGCACCTTCCTCTTCAGCCCCCTGCCCTATCCTGACTCGAGGGTCAAGGGTATGGAGCTCTGTTCAATGCCCTCTTCAGAACCCCCCTTGCTAGCCTGAGCGTGGGCATGGAGGAGGCGGGGTGGGGCTCCCAGCCTGGCTGTCTCTGGAAGCCACTGTATGGCctgagatctttatttcttcatctgtaccatgGGGGTGACAACCCTGACTCCCCAAACACCCAGTAACTGTTGCCTCCCCAGCACCTGCTCCTCCCTCCGCTTGAGTTCTGTCCATCCGCTCTCCAGATGTCAGAGGTCAACAGTGGATGCAGGGCCTGTGCTCTGTGAGCATCCTGGCCAGCCTCATGCTGGCTGCCCTTGCTAACATTCCCCCAGCTGCCGGCAGTTCCCCCAGCAAAGCACTAGTGATGACATGCTTAGTTTCTGTTGCCCTGGCCAGCCCGGGAGCCCCTTAGAGAAGGAGCCaaggctgccaccctctcctTGTGTTCCCAGAGCCAGGCCGGAGGAGTTACTCAGAACACACTGGTTATCTGAACAGATGAATTCACCAAACAGAAGGGGAGCCTGGTGCCTAGAGAGGGTctgtaacctgcccaaggtcacagagaggtgggacctggtgggactagcagGGCCCTGCCTGCTAGTGTGAGGGCCTGTCTGCTTCCTCTGTCTGGCTGTCCTGTCTGGGTCTGTCTGTCCTCTTCCGGGGGGGATGGGGGCAGCTCTTCAAAGGTGGGGAGCAGGCTTTAGTAGTCTCTCAGACCCCTGCCTGGTTAGTAGACATGGGTTGTGTTTAGAAAGGACTGTACTTGTCCAGAGCCACATCTTAAGCTCCGGAACTTTCTGGGGCTCAGGGACCTCTTTGGGGTGATAACCAATGGGAGACCCGACATTGTCCCCATACCATTTGCACATCAACTTTTGTGGGCAAAGGCTCCTGGGAAAATAGGGCAGAAGGGTTGGGATGTGGCCAGAACTAGGGCTCCTGCCCTGAAAAAGGTACCTGGGTTTACAGCAGAGCCCCACTGCCCCAAATTCAATGGGTGACCTTGGCCAGGCCTGCACCTGACCTAGACCTCAGTTTACCTACCTgtgctatgtgtgtgtgtttgcaggaagggggtgggggaggggagtggctgGTCTCTCTGTGTCCTTCCTGTTTTGATAGACCCTCAAGGTCTTTCCTCTCTTTAGGGGAGAACAAGGGGTCTTGATACAGGTCTCTCTAATTATTCTCCTAGAGCCCTAAGAACAAGCAGCCCTACTAGGCATATTGGCTCCCCTTCTACCCTTACAGGGGCTCTAGGGAGTTGCTTGCTGCTCCAGCTTGGTGGGCCCTAGGTCCCTGCTGGGCCACCCACATGGCAGCCACGCATCATGCCACACTGACCTCCAGCTCACCTCTGGGGGTGCCCAGCCCCCTCTGGTCAGCAGGGCTCCCTGGCAGAACATACCAAGCTCAGACCAGGCCTCTGACCTCGGGCGTTCCCttcttctccccagaccccctcccCAGATCCAGTGCCCACTCCTTCTGTCTCTGGCTTCCTGCCACTCAggctggagggggcggggggtgggggggtggggggggtgacaGCTGTGTAAGCGATGGCGgctgccccttcctgcccctcccccccagctgTCTCTCTCTCATGACAGCTGCCCAATCAAAGGGCCGGGGGCTTAGCCAGCTCCCCCCCACACGCAGGGATCAAGTGTCCACCCTGGCTTTGTTCTGGAGCAAGAACAATCCGGGGGAGGGGAAGGCTCCTGGGGCCAAGCAACTCAAGTGGACTGGCCCGCCCCTTGGGGGATTCCCTTGGCTCTAATAGCTAGAGTGTCTGGACCAACTAGGGCTTGTAGACCCACCTGgactgggaagagagagaagggtccAGTCTCCAAGTTCATCCCCCACCTTACATCCCCCAACAGTCCCCAACCTAACAGCCTCCTTCTATTCCTACTCCAAAAGCAGCCATGCTGGCCACACCCAGTGATGCTGGAGAATGGCTCAGGGCATCAGGCGAAGCAGGGCATggcggggatggggggtgggggaatggacCCTGGGACCGGAGGGGTTCAGCACTGAGGGATCCTGACTCCCCTGCCCATCCTTTTCTCTGGGCATGCTCACCCTTTCTGATTAGCTAGGCCTCCAGAAGAATTGCCCCAGCATCCTTGGA
Above is a genomic segment from Eubalaena glacialis isolate mEubGla1 chromosome 7, mEubGla1.1.hap2.+ XY, whole genome shotgun sequence containing:
- the PCBP4 gene encoding poly(rC)-binding protein 4 isoform X3, with the protein product MSGSDAGLEEEPELSITLTLRMLMHGKEVGSIIGKKGETVKRIREQSSARITISEGSCPERITTITGSTAAVFHAVSMIAFKLDEDLCAAPANGGNVSRPPVTLRLVIPASQCGSLIGKAGTKIKEIRETTGAQVQVAGDLLPNSTERAVTVSGVPDAIILCVRQICAVILESPPKGATIPYHPSLSLGTVLLSTNQGFSVQGQYGAVTSAEVTKLQQLSGHAVPFASPSMVPAGLDPGTQTSSQEFLVPNDLIGCVIGRQGSKISEIRQMSGAHIKIGNQAEGAGERHVTITGSPVSIALAQYLITA